A window of Candidatus Atribacteria bacterium genomic DNA:
TTTTATTAAACATTTTATACATTTTAATTATTGATTTGTATCTTTAGTATTTTATCATAAACAGCCTTACCCTTCAACCTAAAATTAGTATTAAACAAAAACATTATCTTAGTATAGCGTATAAAATAAAGTAACCAGTAATATTTAATGATTAATGAGAATAAATATTTCCGAAAATACAAAAACCCATACCTTATTACAAATTATTTATCATTTTATGAGCTAATAAAAGATCTTCCTCTATTTGTTTCCTTAATAAATTTGGATGATTAAAATATCGTTCTTCTCTAATTTTTGATAAAATGCTTACCGATAGTTTTTTATTATAAATTTTTTTATTAAAATTTATAATGTGAACTTCTATAGTACGTTCTATCTCTTTAAAGGTCGGTTTAATTCCTATATTCATTAAACCATAATATTTTTTATTATTAATTTTTATATCTACTAAATATACGCCGTTAACCGGAAGAAGTTTATCTATGGGTACCTCTATGTTAGCGGTAGCAAAATTTAATAATTTTTTCCCCCTTCCCTTTCCGGGGATCACTCTTCCTGAAAGAGCGAAATTATGCCCTAAAAATTCTCTTGCTTTTTTAATGTCTCCTAATTTAATATGATCTTTTATTAAAGTACTGCTAATGATGTTATGGTCTATCACTATTGGTTTCAATA
This region includes:
- a CDS encoding bifunctional riboflavin kinase/FAD synthetase, producing MEIIKYSKNIILPKKKRYIALGVFDGVHLGHQKLIKLTSNAAKKNNGISIVVTFDPHPDKIIEPESNIFLLTTLEERIKLIKELDVDIFLIIRFNKMMSKMSPDDFISKILVTKLDVKELFVGFNYKFGFQGKGTIEILKKSGQLYLFKTNILKPIVIDHNIISSTLIKDHIKLGDIKKAREFLGHNFALSGRVIPGKGRGKKLLNFATANIEVPIDKLLPVNGVYLVDIKINNKKYYGLMNIGIKPTFKEIERTIEVHIINFNKKIYNKKLSVSILSKIREERYFNHPNLLRKQIEEDLLLAHKMINNL